A genomic segment from Variovorax paradoxus B4 encodes:
- a CDS encoding YciI family protein yields MRFMVLVKANTDSEAGVMPSTEVLTAMGKFNEELVKAGVLLAGEGLHPSSKGARVRCEGLKRTVIDGPFAETKELLAGFWLLQVKSKEEAIEWIKRSPFQEGEIEIRQVFEASDFGDSMTPELLAQEDRLRAETDARAKAGS; encoded by the coding sequence ATGCGATTCATGGTTCTGGTCAAGGCCAACACGGATTCCGAAGCCGGCGTGATGCCGAGCACCGAAGTGCTCACCGCCATGGGCAAGTTCAACGAGGAGCTGGTCAAGGCCGGCGTGCTGCTGGCGGGCGAAGGGCTGCATCCGTCTTCCAAGGGCGCGCGGGTGCGCTGCGAAGGCCTGAAGCGCACCGTCATCGACGGGCCTTTCGCCGAAACGAAGGAGCTGCTCGCGGGCTTCTGGCTGCTTCAGGTCAAGTCGAAGGAGGAAGCCATCGAGTGGATCAAGCGCAGTCCGTTCCAGGAGGGCGAGATCGAGATCCGCCAGGTCTTCGAAGCCTCCGATTTCGGCGACTCGATGACGCCCGAGCTGCTGGCGCAGGAAGACCGCCTGCGCGCCGAAACCGATGCCCGGGCCAAGGCCGGCAGCTGA
- a CDS encoding SirB1 family protein, with product MTFSFQVPTALAYFESLVQSDEHFPLLEAAASLAQDEYPDLDVQQVLGDVDQLLARLRRRLPADAAPLARLRALNQFFFNDLNFGGNVNDYYDPDNSYLNAVLRTRRGIPISLAVLWMELAQGLGLQARGIGFPGHFMLKVTLPKGQVVIDPFTGKSLSREELGERLEPYKRSNGLVGDFDVPLGLYLQPASSREIIGRMLRNLKEVHRAQEDWQRAIAVQDRLIALLPNAWGEYRDRGIAHAEQGNTAAAMRDLETYLEHAEDALDVDVIAERVAALRRESD from the coding sequence ATGACGTTCAGCTTTCAGGTTCCCACGGCCCTGGCGTATTTCGAATCGCTGGTGCAGAGCGACGAACACTTTCCGCTGCTCGAGGCTGCCGCCAGCCTGGCGCAGGACGAATACCCCGACCTCGACGTGCAGCAGGTGCTCGGCGATGTCGACCAGTTGCTCGCACGCCTCAGGCGCCGGCTGCCGGCCGATGCCGCGCCGCTCGCCCGGCTGCGCGCGCTCAACCAGTTCTTCTTCAACGACCTGAACTTCGGCGGCAACGTCAACGACTACTACGATCCCGACAACAGCTACCTGAACGCCGTGCTGCGCACGCGCCGCGGCATCCCGATCTCGCTGGCGGTGCTGTGGATGGAGCTGGCGCAGGGGCTGGGCCTGCAGGCGCGGGGCATCGGCTTCCCGGGCCATTTCATGCTCAAGGTCACGCTGCCGAAGGGGCAGGTGGTGATCGACCCCTTCACCGGCAAATCGCTCTCGCGCGAAGAACTCGGCGAGCGGCTCGAACCCTACAAGCGCAGCAACGGGCTGGTCGGCGACTTCGACGTGCCGCTGGGTCTTTACCTGCAGCCTGCCAGCTCGCGTGAAATCATCGGGCGCATGCTGCGCAACCTGAAGGAAGTGCACCGGGCGCAGGAGGACTGGCAGCGCGCCATCGCCGTGCAGGACCGCCTCATCGCGCTGCTGCCCAATGCCTGGGGCGAGTACCGCGACCGCGGCATCGCGCATGCCGAGCAGGGCAATACCGCGGCCGCCATGCGCGACCTGGAAACCTACCTCGAGCATGCGGAAGACGCGCTCGACGTCGATGTCATTGCCGAGCGCGTGGCGGCGCTGCGACGCGAATCCGACTGA
- a CDS encoding bleomycin resistance protein, with product MAASTGVADAPDLGTLHEFHGVQPVLPVSDVTRAARWFRDVLGFEIDFIAGEPPSYARVKKGDRTYGDPVYLRLWQCNTRGVPPWRGEIVIHVGKDIDGLHAAYAKRGVTVIEPPMSQPWGLREFAIREPDGHVLRFCGYLP from the coding sequence ATGGCCGCCAGCACCGGCGTCGCCGACGCACCCGATCTCGGCACCTTGCATGAATTCCACGGCGTGCAGCCGGTGCTGCCGGTGTCCGACGTCACGCGCGCCGCGCGCTGGTTTCGCGACGTGCTGGGCTTCGAGATCGACTTCATCGCCGGTGAGCCGCCGAGCTATGCGCGGGTCAAGAAAGGCGACCGCACGTACGGCGACCCGGTCTACCTGCGCCTGTGGCAGTGCAACACGCGCGGGGTGCCGCCCTGGCGCGGCGAAATCGTGATCCACGTGGGCAAGGACATCGACGGCCTGCATGCCGCCTATGCGAAGCGCGGCGTCACGGTCATCGAGCCGCCCATGTCGCAGCCCTGGGGCCTGCGGGAATTCGCCATCCGCGAACCCGACGGACATGTGCTGCGCTTCTGCGGCTATTTGCCCTGA
- a CDS encoding YciI family protein: MRFMLLMIPHGYETAAPGTIPDDVDAVAAMMAYNESMQKAGVLISCDGLHPPSMGARVSFPGRKPKVVDGPFAEAKEVLGGYWIIDVPSRADAIEWATRCPGSENEVIEVRQIQEIADFPPDVQALTTEFASMQAAKKA; encoded by the coding sequence ATGCGATTCATGCTGCTGATGATTCCCCACGGCTACGAGACGGCCGCGCCCGGCACCATTCCCGACGACGTCGATGCGGTGGCGGCCATGATGGCCTACAACGAGTCGATGCAGAAGGCCGGCGTGCTGATCAGCTGCGACGGCCTGCATCCGCCCTCGATGGGTGCGCGCGTGAGCTTTCCGGGCCGCAAGCCCAAGGTCGTCGACGGTCCTTTCGCCGAAGCCAAGGAAGTGCTCGGCGGCTACTGGATCATCGACGTGCCCTCGCGCGCCGACGCCATCGAATGGGCCACGCGCTGCCCCGGCAGCGAGAACGAGGTCATCGAGGTCCGCCAGATCCAGGAGATTGCCGACTTCCCGCCCGACGTGCAGGCCCTGACCACCGAATTTGCGTCGATGCAGGCCGCCAAGAAAGCGTAA